The nucleotide sequence GTATATTTGCCTTATATCCAATGCATTTTACAACCATGAAAAAACTTCTGGCACTCTTCATTCCAATTGTTTTGGCCGGTGGCATAGTAAGTGCCCAGCCCAATGAAGCCATCCGGGTCAAATCAGGAGAAAAACTTCCTACCGCAGCGAATTACCTGTATCCCAAGTTTGTCTCGGGTGCAGTGCAGCTACGCAATGGGCAAACCCACACGGTGCCACTCAACTACCATTTATTACTTCGGGAAATTCAATTCATCAATCCTACGGGCGATACGCTTTCACTGGCCAATGTCCAGACCGTCCGGCAGATCAACATCAACAATGACGTATTTGCCTATGACCAAAACGGCACCGCTTTGCATGTCATGGCCGATTACGGAGGAGTAAAATTAGCTCTCCACCATTCCCTGCAAGTGGCCAATGTCGACAAAGAGGTAGCTTACGGGCAGTCGTCGAGCCTTTCGTCAGTCAATTCGTACAGTTCGTATCCAACGGGTAGTGGTGCCATTGCCAAGCTGGAAATGAAAGGCGATGTCGTATTCTCCCGCCGCGATTTACTGTACCTTATCAACCAGAACGGCCTTTCGCTGGCTCCCTCCCGAAAAACGGTGCTTAAGCTATACCCAAGGCATAAAGCTGCCATCAACGACTACCTTCAGGAGCATACCGTACGCTACAATGAAGCTGAAGACTTACAAAAACTGCTGGAATTCTGCGCGGGACTGGACTGAACATTATTTCTTGAAATAAGAAATACGTTATCGAATTAATAAAAGTACCCCCCGTTTTGTAAGGTACCTGCCGCTCACATCCCGGAATCGCACCGCGTAGGCATAGCTACCCCCCGGAGCTTTTTGTTCCAAGTAAGTACCATCCCACGCAGAACCGGGATCTTTCGTACTGAAGACCACCGTTCCCCAAGCATTGAAAACCGACAGCTCAAAATCCGAGCTAACCACGCCCTGCACCAGGAATACATCATTGATGCCGTCCCCATTGGGTGAAAACGCATCGGGCATATAAAAAGGCGGCCGGGCCACGCACTGATCCAGGGGTACCGTCAGACATTCTTTTAAAGAATAAAATGTAAAACCGTCGTGTTTGGTAATCAGTTGATAGCACACCGCATTCCCACACACAAACTCCCGGTCTACTAGCGAAGCCTCGCTGCCCAGCGCCGAAATATCCTTCCAAGGTACCCCATCCTTTTGGATCGAAGCCGTACTGCCGGGCGGCTGATCGGGAATTTTCCAGGACAATGTATTGGCATCCGGCTTACCCGAGGCTTCAAAATCAGCCGCGCAGACGGGCCGGGAACGCAGGGGGGCCAGACACGAATCGGCCGGTTGTAGTTGAAAACAGATTTTGTCAGGACGTTCAAGATCAGTCCTTACCTTTTCCTGCTTTTCGCCAAGGATGATGCCCGTTTTTTCGAAAGCTCCCTGTGTATTCCCTTTCAGCAGAATCAGATCCGTGGGTAGCGAATTCTCCACTTTCAGTTCCAATTTCGTCGGGTCCAACATCCGGGCCTCAGTGATCGCAGGCGGATTGAGGGTTTTGGGCGACACAAACGTAATGCGCGTAACAGCTCCCCGGCACTGGCCTGGGGTATGTACCCCCCGTACCCGAATGGTATACGTTTGGGGAGCGGCGTAGGTATAGTTTATTTTTTTTCCATACCCAGGGTACCCCTTGATTTCGGTATCCCCCCAGTCGACCTGGTAGGTAGGATAGTCAGTAGGTTGCCTGGCATCGAATACCAGTTGGACGCCCCCGTTCGCACACGGAATGGCGCGAACCTCGGGAGCCAGGGTATCCATTACCTCCACAGTTCGGCAGGTAACCCATTGGCGGCTATCTTTTTCTGCATACTGCACAATGGTGTAGGTACCAGGCTTGGGGTAGACGTGGACACTATCCGGCGTCAGGCTCTGTGGGGCAATAGGGCCACCCCGGTAATCGAAAAGGGTGCGGATATGAGTCACATCAGGCAAGTCGGAGTGGATTTCCACAGAAAGCGGCAGGCAACCACTGAGCGTAAGAGTAGCTTCCCCGGTCTCGTAGGCACTCAGGCCAGGCAGCGATGCCGGGCACTGCCCCTGGGCGTCCCTGTCCCACAGGCACAAAAAAAGTACCCAACCTACCAAAGAATATACGGAAACCCGACTTTTCATACAATGGTCCTGCGGATTCTGTGCAGGATGGTGGTTTAACAAAGTTCAGCGCTTAGTGTTCATTCTGATTCATCCTGTGGATGTTGCTTTTTTTCGATTTAGCGACAAAAGAATCCGTTATTTATTAAAAAAAATTTAAAAATAGTAGCATATTTGAGTCGTATGACCGTATTATTAACTAACCGGCTCAGTTCTACCTTCTGATTCGTTTAACTTATTCATTCATTTCCAAAAACCTTGTCCAATGAGTACTTCACGCAGAGATATCCTGAAACTAGCGGGTGTGGCCCTGACGGGCAGCACGTTTCCGTCTATCATTGTACCCAACCGTGCCTTTGCGGGTGTCAACAGCGAAACCCTAAAGGTAGGCTTGATCGGCTGTGGAGGCCGGGGCTCCGGCGCCGCCAAGCAAGCCCTGAATGCCGATCCCAATGTAGTACTGCACGCCATGGGTGATATTTTCCGCGATCGCCTCGATATGTCTCTGGACGCCCTCACCAAAGCCGTAGGAGATAAGGTAAAAGTAGACGAGGGCCATAAATTCATTGGCTTCGACGCCTTCCAGAAGGTAATCGACTCGGGTGTGGATGTGGTCATCCTGACAACGCCGCCCCATTTCCGGCCCGAGCATCTGACCGCCGCCGTGAATGCGGGCAAGCACGTGTTCTGCGAGAAACCCGTCGCGGTGGATACCCCCGGTCTGAAAAAAGTACTCGAAGCCGCCAAAATGGCCAAGCAAAAAAACCTTTCGCTGGTCTCGGGCCTGTGCTGGCGTTTTCATGAGCCCAAGCGGGCTACGTTTGGCAAAATTAACGAAGGCGCTATCGGTGATGTGATGGCGATTTACAATACTTACAATACCGAAAACCTGTGGTCATTCCCGCGTCAGCCGGGCTGGACCGATATGGAGTACGTACTCCGTAACTGGACGTACTACACCTGGCTGGCCGGCGACCATATTGTAGAGCAGGCCGTGCACAGCATCGACATGATGTCGTGGGCGCTGGGCGATGTACTGCCCATCAGTGCCGTCGGTACGGGCGGGCGGCAGGTACGCGTCGACCCGCTGTTTGGTAACATCTTCGATCACTTCGCGATTACATATGAGTACCCCAACGGCGTGAAAGGCTTTCACATGTCGCGCCAGCAGATCAACACCGAACGTAGCTACGCGGTGGAAAGCTTTGGTACCAAGGGCAAAGCCATGGTCGATTGCTCGCGCAATGTACACGAAATTGAGGGAGCCAACCCCTGGAAATACAGCGGCAAGGCCAACGACATGTACCAGACCGAGCACGACGAGCTTTTCGCTTCCATCCGCAACAGCAAGCCCATCAACAACGGTGAGTGGATGTCGCAAAGTACCATGCTGGCCATCATGGGCCGTATGGCGGCTTATACCGGCAAAAAAATCACTTGGGAAGATGCCATGAACTCGACGGAGGATCTGGCTGGCGAAGTGAATAGTTTCAGCATGACTCCTCCCGAAGTAGTCGTGGCCAAGCCAGGTATCACGCCCTTCAGCTGATTTGAATGACTGCACTTCAGTCGGATTTTTTATACATTCAATAAGGCTAGCAACCCTAGGCCAGTAGCCAACAGCTTTCTATGGAAAGAAGAGATTTTTTGAAAAATAGCGCATTAGCCGCCTCAGCCATTACACTGGGTGTTACGGCTGGTGCCAATGCTACCAGGGTACCTCCTGCCCGACCCATGATCAAGAAAAGCCTGAAATGGGGCATGGTCAAGGGCGACATGTCCATCATGGACAAGTTCAAAATGTTGAAGGAGATTGGTTACGACGGAGTTGAACTCGACTCGCCCCATACCCTTGACCACAAGGAGATTCTGGCCGCCCGTGACAAAACCGGATTGGAACTGCCCGGCATGGTCAACTCGGTACACTGGAAATCTCCCTTGTCAGATCCTGACCCCAAAACCCGCGCCATCTGCGTGGAATCCATGAAAACCGCGCTGAACGACTGCAAGATGTACGGGGGTACCACGGTACTTCTGGTACCAGGAGTGGTCAATCCGGGCATCAGCTACAAGGATGCCTACGAACGTTCGCAAGCCGAGATTCGGAAAATAATTCCGACGGCCGAGAAAACGGGGGTTAAAATTGCGCTCGAAAACGTCTGGAACAACTTCCTGCTCAGCCCGCTGGAAGCCGCCCGCTATGTGGATGAAATCAACCACCCACTGGTAGGCTGGTATTTCGACGTGGGAAACATCGTACGCTATGGCTGGCCCGAACACTGGATCGAGGTGCTGGGGCCACGTATTATGAAGCTGGACATTAAGGGGTACAGCCGCAAAAAACAGGCGGACGAAGGTATCTGGAAAGGTTTCAATGTGGAGATCATGGAAGATGACTGCAACTGGCCGGAAGTCAATAAAGCACTTGCCAAGATCGGCTACTCGGGTTGGGCTTCCGCCGAAGTAAGTGGCGGGGACCGTGCCCGGCTGGCCGATGTCAGCGAACGCATGGATCGGGTATTTGCGGCGTAATTTTGTCTATTCTTTCCCTTAATTCAACGCTGACAGCCTTTTGAAGGCTGTCAGCGTTTTTTTGTGCGGGTAGACAAGAAGGAATTTATTCTTTGTGATGCTGTAAGGTACCCTTGACCAATTTGACGTCCTTTTTCTAGCCCTTTATTGCAACCAGACTAAAACCCTTATCCGATGAAACACAGTACCCGCAAGGAATTCCTTCAAGACCTATCCCTGTTAGCAGCCGCTTCGCTCATCCCCGGC is from Salmonirosea aquatica and encodes:
- a CDS encoding Gfo/Idh/MocA family protein; amino-acid sequence: MSTSRRDILKLAGVALTGSTFPSIIVPNRAFAGVNSETLKVGLIGCGGRGSGAAKQALNADPNVVLHAMGDIFRDRLDMSLDALTKAVGDKVKVDEGHKFIGFDAFQKVIDSGVDVVILTTPPHFRPEHLTAAVNAGKHVFCEKPVAVDTPGLKKVLEAAKMAKQKNLSLVSGLCWRFHEPKRATFGKINEGAIGDVMAIYNTYNTENLWSFPRQPGWTDMEYVLRNWTYYTWLAGDHIVEQAVHSIDMMSWALGDVLPISAVGTGGRQVRVDPLFGNIFDHFAITYEYPNGVKGFHMSRQQINTERSYAVESFGTKGKAMVDCSRNVHEIEGANPWKYSGKANDMYQTEHDELFASIRNSKPINNGEWMSQSTMLAIMGRMAAYTGKKITWEDAMNSTEDLAGEVNSFSMTPPEVVVAKPGITPFS
- a CDS encoding T9SS type B sorting domain-containing protein — translated: MKSRVSVYSLVGWVLFLCLWDRDAQGQCPASLPGLSAYETGEATLTLSGCLPLSVEIHSDLPDVTHIRTLFDYRGGPIAPQSLTPDSVHVYPKPGTYTIVQYAEKDSRQWVTCRTVEVMDTLAPEVRAIPCANGGVQLVFDARQPTDYPTYQVDWGDTEIKGYPGYGKKINYTYAAPQTYTIRVRGVHTPGQCRGAVTRITFVSPKTLNPPAITEARMLDPTKLELKVENSLPTDLILLKGNTQGAFEKTGIILGEKQEKVRTDLERPDKICFQLQPADSCLAPLRSRPVCAADFEASGKPDANTLSWKIPDQPPGSTASIQKDGVPWKDISALGSEASLVDREFVCGNAVCYQLITKHDGFTFYSLKECLTVPLDQCVARPPFYMPDAFSPNGDGINDVFLVQGVVSSDFELSVFNAWGTVVFSTKDPGSAWDGTYLEQKAPGGSYAYAVRFRDVSGRYLTKRGVLLLIR
- a CDS encoding sugar phosphate isomerase/epimerase family protein; protein product: MERRDFLKNSALAASAITLGVTAGANATRVPPARPMIKKSLKWGMVKGDMSIMDKFKMLKEIGYDGVELDSPHTLDHKEILAARDKTGLELPGMVNSVHWKSPLSDPDPKTRAICVESMKTALNDCKMYGGTTVLLVPGVVNPGISYKDAYERSQAEIRKIIPTAEKTGVKIALENVWNNFLLSPLEAARYVDEINHPLVGWYFDVGNIVRYGWPEHWIEVLGPRIMKLDIKGYSRKKQADEGIWKGFNVEIMEDDCNWPEVNKALAKIGYSGWASAEVSGGDRARLADVSERMDRVFAA